The following proteins are encoded in a genomic region of Grus americana isolate bGruAme1 chromosome 5, bGruAme1.mat, whole genome shotgun sequence:
- the CHST1 gene encoding carbohydrate sulfotransferase 1 encodes MQCSWKAVLLLALASIAIQYTAIRTFTAKSFHSCPIPNPVNCSLSQDTDAADRLCDESPTFAYNLSRKTHVLILATTRSGSSFVGQLFNQHFDVFYLFEPLYHVQYTLIPKLTQSKSTTDRRVMLGASRDLLRSLYDCDLYFLENYIKPQPVNHTTDRLFRRGASKALCSPPVCESLGAVDLHLEEGDCVKKCGTLNLTLATESCREHGHVAIKTVRVPEVSDLRALVEDPRLNLKVIQLVRDPRGILASRSETFRDTYRLWRIWDGTGRKPYNLDVTQLTTVCEDFWNSVSTGLNRPLWLKGKYMLVRYEDLARNPMKKTEEIYDFLGIPMDSNVERWIQNNTRGDRSSSKHKYGTVRNSAATAEKWRFRLSYEIVAFTQHACQQVLAQLGYKTASSEEELKNLSISLVEERDFLPFS; translated from the coding sequence ATGCAATGTTCCTGGAAGGCTGTCCTCCTACTAGCCTTGGCATCCATAGCGATCCAGTACACAGCAATCCGGACCTTCACCGCCAAGTCCTTCCACAGCTGCCCCATCCCCAACCCTGTGAACTGCAGCCTGAGCCAGGACACCGATGCGGCCGACAGGCTGTGCGACGAGAGCCCCACTTTTGCGTATAACCTCTCCAGGAAGACGCACGTCCTCATCCTTGCCACCACCCGCAGCGGCTCCTCATTTGTCGGGCAGCTGTTTAACCAGCACTTCGATGTCTTCTATTTATTTGAGCCCCTCTACCACGTCCAGTACACCCTGATCCCAAAGCTGACCCAGAGCAAGAGTACGACGGACAGGCGGGTCATGCTGGGCGCCAGCCGAGACCTGCTGAGGAGCCTGTACGACTGCGACCTCTACTTCTTGGAGAACTACATCAAACCCCAGCCTGTCAACCACACCACCGACCGCCTCTTCCGCAGGGGAGCCAGCAAGGCCCTGTGCTCGCCGCCCGTCTGCGAGTCCCTGGGAGCCGTCGATCTCCACCTGGAGGAGGGAGACTGCGTGAAGAAGTGTGGTACCTTGAACCTGACGCTGGCCACCGAGTCCTGCAGAGAGCACGGCCACGTGGCTATCAAAACTGTGCGGGTGCCCGAGGTCAGCGACCTCCGGGCCCTGGTGGAGGACCCGCGGCTGAACTTGAAGGTCATCCAGCTGGTGAGGGACCCCCGGGGGATCCTGGCGTCCCGGAGCGAGACTTTCCGGGACACTTACCGGCTGTGGAGGATCTGGGACGGCACTGGCAGGAAGCCGTACAACCTGGACGTGACCCAGCTCACCACAGTGTGCGAGGACTTCTGGAACTCTGTGTCCACCGGCCTCAACCGGCCGCTGTGGCTCAAGGGCAAGTACATGCTGGTGCGGTACGAAGACCTGGCCAGGAACCCCATGAAAAAAACCGAGGAGATTTACGATTTCCTGGGCATCCCCATGGACAGCAACGTCGAGCGCTGGATACAGAACAACACCCGAGGAGACAGGTCCTCCTCCAAACACAAGTATGGGACGGTGCGTAACTCGGCGGCGACAGCGGAGAAGTGGCGGTTCCGGCTGTCCTACGAGATCGTGGCGTTCACCCAGCACGCCTGCCAGCAGGTGCTGGCGCAGCTCGGCTACAAAACCGCCAGCTCCGAGGAGGAGCTGAAGAACCTCTCCATCAGCCTGGTGGAGGAGAGAGACTTCCTGCCCTTCTCCTAa